From a single Microbacterium terrisoli genomic region:
- a CDS encoding YggT family protein — translation MQIVHVIAAVVYWLLLLYVVALFARMVLDIIPLVNRGWRPSGAGLIAAEVVYTITDPPIRFLRRFVRPVRIGSIAIDLAFTIVLIACFILMSIVRALTFL, via the coding sequence GTGCAGATCGTCCATGTCATAGCAGCCGTCGTCTACTGGCTGCTGCTGCTGTACGTCGTGGCGCTGTTCGCACGGATGGTGCTGGACATCATCCCGCTCGTCAATCGAGGGTGGCGCCCGAGCGGCGCCGGTCTCATCGCCGCCGAAGTGGTCTACACCATCACCGATCCGCCGATCCGGTTCCTCCGCCGGTTCGTGCGGCCCGTGCGCATCGGTTCGATCGCGATCGATCTCGCTTTCACGATCGTGCTGATCGCCTGCTTCATCCTGATGTCGATCGTGCGTGCTCTCACGTTTCTGTGA
- a CDS encoding cell division protein SepF, with translation MSNPLKKTMVYLGLADEEEIEDEPTAAPHSTAKTIEKAPAPVTPIHRPAVVRQPAPAAVSEILTVHPKQYRDAQLIAENFREGIPVIINLSQMSDADARRLVDFASGLSLGLYGRIERVTSKVFLLSPENVALSGDGTVAQADPDVTPFTQH, from the coding sequence ATGTCGAACCCGCTCAAGAAGACCATGGTGTACCTGGGCCTCGCCGACGAAGAAGAGATCGAAGACGAGCCCACCGCCGCACCGCACAGCACGGCCAAGACCATCGAGAAGGCTCCGGCCCCGGTCACGCCCATCCACCGGCCCGCCGTCGTGCGCCAGCCGGCCCCTGCCGCTGTCAGCGAGATCCTCACCGTGCACCCGAAGCAGTATCGCGACGCACAGCTGATCGCCGAGAACTTCCGTGAGGGAATCCCGGTCATCATCAACCTGTCGCAGATGAGCGACGCCGACGCGCGCCGCCTCGTGGACTTCGCGAGTGGGCTGTCGTTGGGGCTGTACGGCCGCATCGAGCGCGTGACGAGCAAGGTCTTCCTGCTCTCACCCGAGAACGTCGCGCTGTCCGGCGACGGCACGGTCGCCCAGGCCGATCCCGACGTCACGCCCTTCACCCAGCACTGA
- a CDS encoding YggS family pyridoxal phosphate-dependent enzyme — protein MDDLASRLAAVDARIADAARAAGRDPASLTRIVVTKFHPAALVAQLHRLGVRDVGENRQQELTGKTAELATLTDLRWHFIGQAQTKKARAIRAAASVVHSLDRDRLADALERAGEDTDAVLDVLLQVNLTQDPDRGGVAPAQLERLAEHTAGCRTLRVRGIMAVAPLDEEPAAAFARLAGFAQRLRTVVPDADWISAGMTADFGEAIAAGATHLRIGSAITGPRPVHD, from the coding sequence GTGGACGACCTCGCCTCGCGGCTCGCCGCAGTCGACGCGCGCATCGCCGATGCCGCGCGCGCGGCGGGCCGCGATCCGGCTTCGCTGACGCGGATCGTCGTCACCAAGTTCCATCCGGCCGCACTGGTCGCGCAGCTCCACCGTCTCGGAGTGCGCGACGTGGGCGAGAACCGGCAGCAGGAGCTGACCGGCAAGACGGCGGAACTGGCGACGCTGACCGATCTGCGGTGGCACTTCATCGGGCAGGCGCAGACCAAGAAGGCGCGCGCCATTCGGGCGGCGGCATCCGTCGTGCATTCGCTCGACCGTGACAGACTCGCCGACGCGCTCGAACGCGCCGGCGAAGACACCGACGCCGTGCTGGACGTGCTGCTGCAGGTCAACCTCACCCAGGATCCGGATCGCGGAGGGGTGGCTCCCGCACAGCTGGAGCGGCTGGCCGAGCACACGGCGGGATGCCGCACCCTGCGCGTGCGCGGGATCATGGCCGTCGCTCCGCTCGACGAGGAGCCGGCCGCCGCGTTCGCACGACTGGCAGGCTTCGCGCAGCGCCTTCGCACCGTGGTGCCGGATGCCGACTGGATCTCGGCCGGGATGACGGCCGACTTCGGCGAGGCGATCGCCGCCGGTGCGACACACCTGCGGATCGGCTCGGCAATCACGGGACCGCGACCCGTGCACGATTAG